The Argentina anserina chromosome 5, drPotAnse1.1, whole genome shotgun sequence genome includes the window ATTAAATGACGATTATAAACTTCATCGTCAGAATATGCATATGCACAACATCAAACTTTGTCGATGTCTTGAGAGAGTTACAGGTCGAATCAGACCACAAGGCTTATATCATTGGAAATATGTATAAGTCTATTTTCTATAAGATTTTACGGATCTTTATTTCGATACTCTGAGAGTAAGTTATGATTGTTTGAGTGACGAGAGGTCAAAATTGAAATCTGTTCGGGTTCATTAGCATTCATGGATAGCTCAAGTTTCATGGTACAAGTTCATCCAATTTCAATACATCAAGATTAGTGATTTAGGTAAAGATGAAAAGTCTACATAGAATCTTACTTTTACATAAGATATTTCAAAGTTTTCCCTTTTCATATTAAAATAGGAGTTTGAAACCAAGTCTTACAAGAAACTGAATTCAAATATGACCAATAATCTTCCCTATATAAGGAAGCACAAATTTCATATAAAGAGAGGTCTCCGGAGCACAATGTAGATGTCAAAGGAGCAGCGATCTTCTATCCATCTTTaccatttaatttttttttgttatgtttttcttagttATAGTTTGTGAAACCCTTTTTTTGTGGTAAGATGATGTCCTATCATGATTGTTTGTGtagtttgatgttttatttatagatttataatttctttatgatTAATTCCTAGTTACTGTTTGAATTGAtgctttatgtttaagttctcTGATTGATCATCTTAAAAATTTGCATATAGTAATTCGAAGATAAATTTGAAGTAGAGATGCAATATAATTTATGTAGCTTCTTGTGATTAATTGTGGTGAATTGCATTATTACTCGAGAAAGAATGatgatttgtttgattttcttgttttttagaACGTAATATGTCTTGCATGTTAAATTTATACTTAAAAGGATAAACTGCATAACTAGGATATACAACATTTACCCGAAAGGAAGAgcatcatgcatttaaggAAAACGGTGGTCTAGAGCACCTGAGAATGAAATAGATACGGAAATTGTCATTTAGAGAGACAAATGAATTAATTAGTTGCATCGATACATAAATATGATTGTTAGGTGGTTGATTTTGATACCCTGGGTTCTATTttgtctctttctttctttaattctcatataatttgttatttgaaacCCAAAATATGTGTTTTTAGTTTAGATTAATGAAGTTAAATTTTAGACTGATTCTCTATCCCTAGTTGGAATGACCTCGTATTTGCTCAATATACCAACGACGATTCGTGCGCTTAcgagttttaattaaaatttcacaacatGGAGCTGGCCGAGACAGACGACGAAGGTGTTGCGGCAGAGCATGGAGTTTATTCCCAAGGCCCCAAGTggaatcaatcaatcaatctaatttATGGATTTAGTTTAAGAATTAAGACTTTAATATTTAGAGTTGGGCAGTTGGGAAGATGAAGAGAGAGAATAGAAATTAGTTAGTTGTTATTATATGTTAAAAAAATTGGGTGTAGGTAAATGTATGAGATCCTTTaacttttaaaaaatatacacacacaaatagtattttttttgtttgattggtTAAACATCCCCTTGTTATATAAAGGATCCGCCAGTGCACACACAAGGTGCGAAGGTGGGTGTAAAATGAACAAGTAAAAGCGAGTGTAACGCTTTAACTAGATATTGAAAATCACATGCACCACACTCTTGCACAGTAGTCTTCAATATGGGGCTTGATGCAATGTTGATTATTAAGGGTTTGATTGTTAACTTTTATACAAGGCTGCATCAGCTGGCTCTCATATTCTACATTTGACCGAACTGCCTCGTGCGAGCTGCGAATTTTCATGTGTTTTCATTTGTAATTTTACCACTTGGGGTTTGTTTAACTAATTAATCAAGCTTCACAATGCTAGCCCTAATTATGCATAGCAAACTGCAACGGTATTGACCAAGAATCTGTAAACGGAATCTGCACAGTAATATTGGTTTAGGTACGTAGGGATTCTGAATGTTATGTGGATATGTAAACATTTCGATGGCAGATAGTTATTTTGACTCGGTTTGCGAGTATATATGGCGTTCAAACATAGGGATTCAAATAATACGAAGCTAATTTGCCTTTATATATGACATGCAACACTGTCACATGGAACcgattaattttaaaatatggACTATAATGTTTTGAAATTTCACGTGTGTACACCAATGATTTGACATGAGAACGTAGGCATATGACttgaaaaatgaagaaaagaaaacgtaGGGGATAATAGTAAACTGAGAAAGAAAGTCACCTTACCGGTCTGATGCAACCTTTCACAACACTATTGAAAAATCACAACATCACACTCAAATGGTTATTACCGTTATTTTTTTGACTCAATTGACTCAAAcaagaagcaaaaaaaaaaaagtactcgGGCCGTAGTTGTAGTTACAAAAGCCCAACAGagcccaaaaaaaaagaagcaatAGGGTTGTTGAAGAAAAAACCCGCGCCATCCACCCCATTTTCCCGCCAAAACTCACACTAATTAGCTCCTGAAAGCCAAAAATCGACTcacaaaccaaaacaaaacgcATCTTGAATCGCAGAAACCCCAAATTTCCGAGATCCCTATAAGCCCCAATCATGAAGGTCCGGCAAGTCAAGCTCCGCGAGATCCACAAATCTGCGAGCAGCGCCGGTAAGCCGTCGTTCTGCTCCGTCGTGTGGGACCAGCGAGGCTTCCACTCCGTGACGGCTTCCTCTTCCGACGCCTCAATCGCCGTCCACAACGCTCTTCTCTCCGCGTGTCCGCCGAAGCTCCTCCGCAACCACCGCGACGGCGTCACCGCCCTCGCTATGAGCCCCAACGCCACCTGCCTCGCCTCCGGCTCCGTCGACCACTCCGTCAAGCTCTACAAGTTTCCCAGTCAGTAATTTcaacttttttctttcatttctgGCCGAATTTGAGAAATTGGGGCTCTTTTAGGGGTTAGGGTTTGTATTGTCAAATTAGATTTGGTAGATTTAATTCTGGAATTTCATGGGGTGACTTTAGTAATTGCAAGTATGAATCtttgtaaaacaaaaattaagctGATTGCTAACATTTCACTGTTAAAAATATCTCTATGTCATTCTTAGATATGAATGTTATAATGGCAATGGGATGAATTTACAAAGTTATAGAAAATGTGGGTTTATTTGTTTGGTTGAATGAGGTTTTTACTTGCTATTGCAATGTCTAATCAGCTATTGATGTCTTGGTTATGATTGTTTGAAGTTATGGTTGGATTGTTTTTTAATTGTTAGGTGGAGACTTTGAGACTAATATCACCAGATTCACACTGCCAATACGTGCTCTTGCGTTTAATAAGTCAGGGACACTCTTGGCGGCtgctggtgatgatgatggcaTTAAACTTATCAACACAGTAGATGGAACTATTGCGAAGGTTCTAAAAGCACACAAAGGGCCTGTAACCGGCTTAGGTTTTGATCCCCAAAGTGAATACATGGCATCCATTGATTCAACTGGGACTGTGATATACTGGGAGCTTCAATCTGGAAGCACATTGCACACCCTTAAAGCCGTAGCTCCCAACTCTGGTTTAGACCTTACTGTAATTAATGTACTGAGCTGGAGTCCTGATGGACGGCTGTTAGCTGTCCCAGGAGTGCGAAATGATGTTGTGTTCTATGATAAAGATACTGCTGAGAAGCTCTTTACGTTGAAAGGCGAACATACACAGCCAATTTGTGCCTTGGCTTGGTCACCTAACGGGAAATACTTGGCTACTTCTGGCTTGGATAAGCAGGTTCTCGTCTGGGATGTTGATCGGAAGCAGGATATTGGTAGGCAGAAGTTTGATGAGAGGATAACTTGCTTGGCGTGGAAGCCAATTGATAATGCCTTAGCTGTAATTGATTGTATGGGCAGGTATGGTGTGTGGGAAGCAGTGATTCCTTCATCAATGAAATCTCCAACTGAAGATGTCCCGAATCAATCTACTAATGGTCTTCTCTTGTTTGATAAAGACGAAGACGAAGATGAGGGTCAGGAGATTAGTGAATCTGGTAGTTTAAGTGATCTCGGTGAAGATACTTATGAGGAGTCTAAGCCACCTAGCAGGAAAAGACTAAGCAAGCAGTCCGACACTCTGAAAGAGTtagatgaggatgatgatgactaTAGTTTGTCACCTAAAGTCGAATCCCATAAAAAAGCACGTCGACATCACAGTGAAAACACTGATAATGGGAATGAGGGATCAAGAAGCAGACTGTCATGTGCTAGGCCAAAAATGCAGGGCGTATTTCAGCCAGGGGCTACTCCTGTGCAGGCTGGAAAAAGGCGCTTTTTGTGCTACAATATGCTTGGTGCTATAACTACGATTGAATACGATGGGTACTCCCATATTGAGGTAATCCATTCATTAAGTTTGCTTGTCTCTTTCCCCCTCTGCTCTCCCTCCGTTTCACCCTCCCAAAACAGCCACTTCCAGTGATAATTGGTTTTGTTAGCCAAGACTCCAGCATAAGAAGTGCCTGAGTGCCTTTATCTCATACTGATGTTTTATTATGTGGTTACAGATAGATTTTCATGATACAAGCCGAGGTCCACGCGTTCCATCAATGACCGACCATTTTGGTTTTACAATGGCTTCACTGAATGAGAATGGGAGTGTTTTTGCAAATCCCTCCAAGGGTGAAAAAAATATGAGCACTCTCATGTATCGCCCATTCAGTAGCTGGGCAAACAATAGTGAGGTTAGTTACAATCTTCTGGTAGTTCGATCATGCAGATGGAAAAATGACGAAAATTAGAGTTTTTGTGTATCCTGACCTTTGATATGTGATGTGAAATTAGTGGTCGATGAGATTGGAAGGGGAAGAA containing:
- the LOC126794149 gene encoding protein ENHANCER OF LHP1 1, which encodes MKVRQVKLREIHKSASSAGKPSFCSVVWDQRGFHSVTASSSDASIAVHNALLSACPPKLLRNHRDGVTALAMSPNATCLASGSVDHSVKLYKFPSGDFETNITRFTLPIRALAFNKSGTLLAAAGDDDGIKLINTVDGTIAKVLKAHKGPVTGLGFDPQSEYMASIDSTGTVIYWELQSGSTLHTLKAVAPNSGLDLTVINVLSWSPDGRLLAVPGVRNDVVFYDKDTAEKLFTLKGEHTQPICALAWSPNGKYLATSGLDKQVLVWDVDRKQDIGRQKFDERITCLAWKPIDNALAVIDCMGRYGVWEAVIPSSMKSPTEDVPNQSTNGLLLFDKDEDEDEGQEISESGSLSDLGEDTYEESKPPSRKRLSKQSDTLKELDEDDDDYSLSPKVESHKKARRHHSENTDNGNEGSRSRLSCARPKMQGVFQPGATPVQAGKRRFLCYNMLGAITTIEYDGYSHIEIDFHDTSRGPRVPSMTDHFGFTMASLNENGSVFANPSKGEKNMSTLMYRPFSSWANNSEWSMRLEGEEVKVVALGTTWVAAITSLNLIRIFTIGGLQRHVLSLDGPVVTASGFKDELAIVTHASDSLPSNEQVLEFRVLNIRNSSQPLRGRLPLTPGSSLTWFGFSEEGKLSSYDSEGVLRVFISEFGGSWIPLFSATKDKKSDENYWAVGLNARQLFCIVCKSPDLYPQVLPKPVLTLLNFSIPLASSDLGAEALENAFILNGMHLVQIQKQIEEVDAAGLDTSSLDDEAFKLEIAQDQCILRLIGSCCHGDKLERATELVKHLSLEKSVRGAIKIVTSLKLPNLAERFNSILEERLLNDSKETLQTVPNPKYNTSSSTEKSNLSGNDIPLPAPKLSAPLFIKKAKTQEAIVGTEKTQEKQTATVDDLDKSTTTERETAGAGVNNAAGDMSKVGDMAKAQQSHRPSKPFLKRANSQDMEKKDEVDQVKAHRPPNPFFKKSVK